The Rhodospirillales bacterium genome has a window encoding:
- a CDS encoding twin-arginine translocase TatA/TatE family subunit, with amino-acid sequence MGALSIWHWLIVLVIVLLLFGRGRIPKLAGDLARGIREFKSGIKEEETAKTGTVEEAPQTIEAKAGEAESSTTKEQTVKRT; translated from the coding sequence ATGGGTGCTCTTAGCATTTGGCACTGGCTGATCGTGCTGGTGATCGTGCTGTTGCTCTTTGGCCGTGGCCGCATTCCGAAGCTTGCCGGCGATCTCGCCAGGGGCATCAGGGAATTCAAGTCGGGCATCAAGGAAGAGGAGACCGCCAAGACCGGGACGGTCGAGGAGGCTCCCCAGACGATCGAAGCCAAGGCCGGCGAGGCCGAAAGCAGCACGACCAAGGAACAGACCGTCAAACGGACCTGA
- a CDS encoding ABC transporter ATP-binding protein — MAGLSFHEVSHAYDGVEALKGVDLEIGDGEIICLVGPSGCGKTTALRLAAGLERLQTGEIRIDGVPVAGYGREVPPEARGVGLVFQDFALFPHMTVADNVAFGLRSQSSAERCVRVERLLGQVGLAGYGDKYPHMLSGGEQQRVALARALAPQPSVLLLDEPFSGLDVRLREEVRDQTLRILREVGAAAMVVTHDAEEAMYMGDRIAVLQGGQLVQAGRPSEVYRRPASAFVAKFLGEVNWLHGIVHAGRAASPIGEVAAQGIDEGEQVDVLVRPEGLHLCSDSGAEGRGARVVNQHLLGYSSLVTLRLDDGNELRARITGQAAPATGADVRIRFEDDAVFVFPCRQGNRTREF; from the coding sequence ATGGCCGGACTGTCCTTCCACGAAGTAAGCCACGCTTACGATGGCGTCGAAGCGCTCAAAGGCGTAGATCTCGAAATCGGCGACGGTGAGATCATTTGCCTCGTGGGACCGTCGGGCTGCGGCAAGACCACGGCGCTGCGCCTGGCAGCGGGCCTTGAGCGCCTGCAGACGGGCGAAATCCGCATCGACGGCGTTCCGGTTGCAGGCTACGGCCGCGAGGTGCCGCCCGAGGCGCGTGGTGTCGGGTTGGTGTTCCAGGACTTTGCGCTCTTCCCGCATATGACCGTGGCCGACAACGTCGCCTTCGGATTGCGTTCGCAGTCATCGGCTGAACGGTGCGTCCGGGTCGAACGGCTGTTGGGGCAGGTCGGCCTGGCGGGTTACGGCGACAAGTACCCGCATATGCTGTCGGGCGGTGAGCAGCAGCGGGTCGCGCTGGCCCGTGCGCTGGCACCCCAGCCCAGCGTTCTGCTGCTCGACGAACCCTTTTCCGGGCTTGATGTGCGCCTGCGTGAGGAGGTGCGCGACCAGACGCTGCGCATCCTGCGCGAGGTCGGCGCCGCGGCCATGGTTGTGACCCATGACGCCGAAGAGGCGATGTACATGGGCGACCGGATCGCGGTTCTCCAGGGCGGCCAGCTCGTTCAGGCCGGGCGGCCATCAGAGGTCTACCGCCGCCCCGCATCCGCGTTCGTCGCGAAGTTCCTCGGCGAGGTGAACTGGCTGCACGGGATCGTGCACGCCGGACGCGCCGCCTCGCCGATCGGCGAGGTCGCGGCGCAGGGGATCGACGAGGGCGAACAGGTCGACGTTCTGGTTCGGCCCGAAGGTCTGCATCTCTGCAGCGACTCCGGTGCCGAGGGCCGCGGCGCACGTGTGGTCAACCAGCACCTGCTCGGCTACAGCAGTCTGGTGACTCTCCGACTCGACGACGGCAACGAGCTGCGCGCCCGCATCACGGGCCAGGCTGCACCCGCGACCGGTGCGGATGTCCGCATCCGTTTCGAGGATGATGCGGTCTTCGTGTTTCCCTGCCGCCAGGGGAACAGAACTCGGGAATTCTGA